One Halobaculum sp. CBA1158 DNA segment encodes these proteins:
- a CDS encoding HVO_0476 family zinc finger protein, which yields MSDSDVPSQVPAECPGCAEETPHEVLKPGGHATVQCTACGHTHKVEVPEQTTVDVDVIVSQDGESYAATLSGDPEQVVETGEEFIVETEEAIQQVRVTSIELSGDRRVEESDLDHAATVWTRVVDNVAVNITVHPKDGRRDETRSLKVYVPGDYEFVVGETVSFGDDEIEIEGVQVRDEAADTYRHEKFDHDGDMVYAKDVKRVYARDTKTAAWSAW from the coding sequence ATGAGCGATTCCGACGTTCCCTCGCAGGTGCCCGCGGAGTGCCCGGGCTGTGCCGAGGAGACGCCCCACGAGGTGCTGAAGCCCGGCGGCCACGCCACGGTGCAGTGTACGGCCTGCGGTCACACCCACAAGGTCGAGGTCCCCGAGCAGACCACCGTCGACGTCGACGTGATCGTCTCCCAGGACGGCGAGTCGTACGCCGCGACGCTGTCGGGCGACCCCGAGCAGGTCGTCGAGACCGGCGAGGAGTTCATCGTCGAGACCGAGGAGGCGATCCAGCAGGTGCGCGTCACTTCGATCGAACTCTCCGGCGACCGCCGCGTCGAGGAGTCCGACCTCGACCACGCCGCGACCGTCTGGACGCGCGTCGTCGACAACGTCGCCGTCAACATCACCGTCCACCCGAAGGACGGCCGCCGCGACGAGACCCGGAGCCTGAAGGTGTACGTCCCCGGCGACTACGAGTTCGTCGTCGGCGAGACGGTCTCCTTCGGCGACGACGAGATCGAGATCGAAGGCGTGCAGGTGCGCGACGAGGCCGCCGACACCTACCGCCACGAGAAGTTCGACCACGACGGCGACATGGTGTACGCCAAGGACGTGAAGCGGGTGTACGCCCGCGACACGAAGACCGCGGCCTGGTCGGCCTGGTAG
- a CDS encoding helix-turn-helix domain-containing protein, with product MTNDLREAVADLPPSAKLVFVVLERETRLTQAELAEETLLPQRTVRYALEELRDADVLREELNIMDARQRFYSLGDDHVETDIDGEIGIASESSASAQ from the coding sequence ATGACAAATGATCTCCGCGAAGCGGTCGCCGATCTCCCACCGAGCGCCAAACTCGTGTTCGTCGTGCTAGAGCGAGAGACCCGACTCACCCAGGCGGAGTTGGCCGAGGAGACGCTGCTCCCGCAGCGAACCGTCCGCTACGCGCTCGAGGAACTCAGGGACGCCGACGTGTTGCGCGAGGAACTGAACATCATGGACGCGCGCCAGCGCTTCTACTCTCTCGGCGACGATCACGTCGAGACCGACATCGACGGCGAGATCGGGATCGCTTCCGAGTCGTCGGCCTCCGCCCAGTAG
- a CDS encoding ABC transporter ATP-binding protein has product MSRDRDPDAQAASGRAVGNDSATAGGDSVGDGDRPANDPLVVVEDLERHYPIRSGLLRRRTGAVRAVDGVSFEIGRGEALGLIGESGSGKSTVAETLLRLDEPTGGTVRFDGTLVAGGDRDGNAAGDAGDAGADSEALSELRRRTAMVFQDPSSSLDPRMTVGESAAEPLSVRGVARGRRRERVATLFDRVGLSPDHRDRYPHELSGGQKRRVSIARALALDPEFVVLDEPTAALDVSVQAEILGLLEDLRTSFDLSMLFISHDVSVIREACDRVAVMYAGEVVETGPTAAVLDDPAHPYTRALSAAVPTPDPRAGRPENVLSGAVPDPADPPDGCRFHTRCPEVIPPEGSGLTSEEYGAVIDFRVALADGAIDPDGLRDPADGDDETALADALRAEYDLPDPDGEAGRALDDAVARAAAGDAADAASLLRESFESVCVRESPRRTPVGDAGDDRGYDDGRDGDNDDDERDRRVGDDGGDVTAATRPRTSACHLRNG; this is encoded by the coding sequence GTGAGCCGCGACCGCGACCCGGACGCGCAGGCCGCGTCCGGACGGGCCGTCGGCAACGACTCCGCGACCGCCGGCGGCGACAGCGTCGGCGACGGCGACCGCCCCGCGAACGACCCGCTGGTGGTCGTCGAGGACCTCGAGCGTCACTACCCGATCCGGTCGGGGCTGCTCCGCCGGCGGACCGGCGCGGTCCGCGCGGTCGACGGCGTCTCCTTCGAGATCGGCCGCGGGGAGGCGCTGGGGCTCATCGGCGAGTCGGGATCGGGGAAGTCGACGGTCGCGGAGACGCTGTTGCGGCTGGACGAGCCGACCGGGGGAACGGTCCGCTTCGACGGCACGCTCGTCGCGGGCGGCGACCGCGACGGGAACGCCGCCGGCGATGCCGGCGACGCCGGGGCCGACTCCGAGGCGCTCTCGGAGCTCCGCCGGCGGACGGCGATGGTGTTCCAGGACCCCTCCTCCAGCCTCGATCCTCGGATGACCGTCGGCGAGTCGGCGGCCGAACCGCTGTCGGTCCGGGGCGTCGCCCGCGGGCGTCGGCGCGAGCGCGTGGCGACGCTGTTCGATCGCGTCGGCCTGAGCCCGGACCACCGCGACCGCTACCCGCACGAACTCTCCGGCGGGCAGAAGCGCCGTGTTTCGATCGCCCGAGCGCTCGCGCTCGACCCCGAGTTCGTCGTGCTCGACGAGCCGACGGCGGCGCTGGACGTGTCGGTGCAGGCGGAGATCCTGGGGCTCCTGGAGGACCTTCGCACCTCCTTCGACCTCTCGATGCTGTTCATCAGCCACGACGTGAGCGTGATCCGCGAGGCGTGCGACCGGGTCGCGGTGATGTACGCCGGCGAGGTGGTCGAGACGGGGCCGACGGCGGCCGTCCTCGACGATCCCGCCCACCCGTACACTCGTGCGCTGTCGGCGGCGGTGCCGACGCCGGACCCCCGCGCGGGGCGGCCGGAGAACGTCCTCTCGGGGGCCGTCCCCGACCCGGCCGACCCTCCAGACGGGTGCCGGTTCCACACCCGTTGTCCGGAGGTGATTCCGCCGGAAGGGAGCGGCCTCACGAGCGAGGAGTACGGTGCGGTGATCGACTTCCGCGTCGCGCTCGCGGACGGCGCGATCGACCCCGACGGCCTGCGCGATCCGGCCGACGGCGACGACGAAACCGCCCTCGCGGACGCGTTGCGGGCCGAGTACGACCTCCCGGACCCCGACGGGGAGGCGGGGCGCGCGCTCGACGACGCCGTCGCCCGCGCCGCCGCCGGCGACGCGGCCGACGCCGCGAGTCTGCTCCGAGAGTCGTTCGAGTCGGTGTGCGTCCGCGAGTCGCCCCGGCGGACGCCCGTCGGTGACGCCGGCGACGACCGCGGATACGACGACGGCCGCGACGGCGACAACGACGACGACGAGCGCGACCGACGCGTCGGCGACGACGGCGGCGACGTGACGGCCGCGACGAGGCCCCGGACGTCGGCGTGTCACCTGAGGAACGGGTAG
- a CDS encoding class I SAM-dependent methyltransferase has protein sequence MPSDERTGLDTGSLLLVRAARLTGVLEALLSTAGTPGEVAAETDLSVADADRLVGALADLGLFEEVDGAYEPTNRALGMLAKRDVRSIGAIPHELDRLEELVGLPETLETGVPPERPAEWEVNALGAHHASDEATVRARVTAAVRAAPDADSVVDVCGGSGVHAREFAARGLDATLVESPSAVDALGRVHGDRVRLHAGTPAALEESFGLAFLGGVLSGMDPAEARATLAVTADLLSPGGALVAVDALGDGSAASVAAEARGLATGHGGAHDPDEVRDWLAEAGLADVRIESVPGTEDTAVIGVVDD, from the coding sequence ATGCCGAGCGACGAGCGAACCGGACTCGACACCGGGTCGTTGCTGCTCGTGCGGGCCGCGCGCCTGACCGGGGTGCTCGAGGCGCTGCTCTCGACGGCCGGCACGCCCGGCGAGGTGGCCGCCGAGACCGACCTCTCCGTCGCGGACGCGGACCGGCTGGTCGGGGCGCTCGCGGACCTCGGGCTGTTCGAGGAGGTCGACGGCGCGTACGAGCCGACCAACCGCGCGCTCGGCATGCTCGCCAAGCGCGACGTGCGTTCGATCGGCGCGATCCCGCACGAACTGGATCGCCTCGAGGAACTCGTCGGCCTGCCCGAGACGCTGGAGACGGGCGTGCCGCCCGAGCGGCCCGCCGAGTGGGAGGTCAACGCCCTCGGAGCCCACCACGCGAGCGACGAGGCGACCGTCCGTGCGCGGGTCACGGCCGCGGTCCGCGCGGCTCCCGACGCCGACTCCGTCGTCGACGTGTGTGGGGGATCGGGCGTTCACGCCCGCGAGTTCGCCGCCCGCGGCCTCGACGCGACGCTCGTCGAGTCGCCGTCGGCCGTCGACGCGCTGGGTCGGGTCCACGGCGACCGCGTCCGCCTCCACGCCGGGACGCCGGCGGCGCTCGAGGAGTCGTTCGGTCTCGCCTTTCTCGGCGGCGTGCTCTCCGGAATGGACCCCGCGGAGGCGCGGGCGACGCTCGCGGTGACTGCCGACCTGCTGTCCCCCGGTGGCGCGCTCGTCGCCGTCGACGCCCTCGGCGACGGATCGGCGGCGAGCGTCGCCGCCGAGGCCCGCGGACTGGCCACCGGGCACGGGGGCGCACACGACCCCGACGAGGTGCGCGACTGGCTCGCCGAGGCGGGGCTGGCCGACGTTCGGATCGAGTCGGTACCTGGCACCGAGGACACCGCGGTGATCGGCGTCGTCGACGACTGA
- a CDS encoding ABC transporter permease, with protein MSRRAFLARRLGWAVFVVWVVVTAAFLGLVAAPDHNLSILQYGLPADEARQVAEQYRERMNYDDPLWERYAHWMWELGTLQFGQSYVQQRPVNAILAPALKNTLAYLVPGVAAAGLLGVLGGLASSVWRGAAGRVADAFSHLGAAMPAFLLAEALAFLAAAEADLLVRWDPELGAFAGSNRLALATAAVVVATTLGATLTRYAAAEAAAVTGRPFVKLVRANGAPPRRIAAHVLRNAAPPLVSLFSIRVLAVLLLGVYLVETALGIPGFGEVTLTAIRDRDIAVVLAATLVTSLLGVVGTLIEDVVTAVVDPRTGTE; from the coding sequence GTGAGCCGCCGCGCGTTCCTCGCGCGACGACTGGGGTGGGCGGTGTTCGTCGTCTGGGTCGTCGTCACGGCGGCGTTCCTGGGCCTCGTGGCCGCCCCCGACCACAACCTCAGCATCCTCCAGTACGGCCTCCCGGCCGACGAGGCCCGGCAGGTGGCCGAGCAGTACCGCGAGCGCATGAACTACGACGACCCGCTGTGGGAGCGGTACGCCCACTGGATGTGGGAGCTCGGAACGCTCCAGTTCGGGCAGTCGTACGTCCAGCAGCGCCCGGTGAACGCGATCCTCGCGCCGGCGCTGAAGAACACGCTGGCGTACCTCGTGCCGGGCGTCGCGGCCGCCGGCCTCCTCGGCGTGCTCGGCGGGCTGGCCTCCTCCGTGTGGCGCGGAGCCGCCGGCCGCGTCGCCGACGCGTTCTCGCACCTCGGGGCGGCGATGCCGGCGTTCCTCCTGGCGGAGGCGCTGGCGTTCCTCGCGGCCGCGGAGGCGGACCTCCTGGTCCGCTGGGACCCCGAGTTGGGCGCGTTCGCGGGGTCGAACCGACTCGCGCTCGCGACCGCCGCAGTCGTCGTCGCCACGACGCTGGGGGCGACGCTGACGCGGTACGCGGCCGCCGAGGCCGCCGCGGTCACCGGGCGACCGTTCGTGAAGCTCGTCCGCGCCAACGGCGCGCCCCCGCGTCGGATCGCCGCGCACGTCCTGCGCAACGCGGCCCCGCCGCTGGTGTCGCTGTTCTCGATCCGGGTGCTCGCGGTGCTCCTGCTCGGCGTCTACCTCGTCGAGACGGCGCTCGGGATCCCAGGGTTCGGCGAGGTGACGCTGACGGCCATCCGCGACCGCGACATCGCGGTCGTGCTCGCGGCGACGCTCGTCACGTCGCTGTTGGGCGTCGTCGGGACGCTCATCGAGGACGTGGTGACCGCTGTGGTCGACCCGCGTACCGGCACGGAGTGA
- a CDS encoding GAF domain-containing sensor histidine kinase — protein sequence MSDTTLAAPKAREKLYERVRRDAPFDRKAEDALELGRRYLGVENGHLTRIDRETDHWEAIASTDPDGGRFHAGLELDLDETYCRRTVEADDQVALHDAPEQGWVDDPAYEAHELRCYQGTTLVLDGDPYGTVCFVSSNVREEFDDDELLFAELVARLLERELERERHEAELERQTALATVLNRVLRHNLRNDMGVIRGRTRLMAEELEDDSAGEVVLDHVDGLLELSEKARELDRVVSAEFEYESVDVPTLVEGVAESVAEDYPAASVSVDADGRATTDLLPSFERAVEELVENAVKHGGEEPTVAITAETVPNAVEIRIADDGPGLPDQEVEVLNAGTESPLLHGSGLGLWLVRWIASGHGGSVEATDTDDGTMMRVSVPRTPRLTGVDR from the coding sequence ATGAGCGACACCACACTCGCGGCACCGAAGGCGAGGGAGAAACTCTACGAGCGCGTTCGCAGGGACGCCCCGTTCGACCGGAAGGCCGAGGACGCCCTGGAACTGGGCCGACGGTACCTGGGCGTGGAGAACGGCCATCTCACAAGGATCGATCGGGAAACCGATCACTGGGAGGCGATCGCCAGCACCGATCCGGATGGCGGACGGTTCCACGCGGGCCTGGAACTGGACCTGGACGAGACGTACTGCCGTCGGACCGTCGAGGCGGACGACCAGGTTGCGCTCCACGACGCGCCGGAACAGGGGTGGGTCGACGACCCCGCCTACGAGGCCCACGAGCTCCGCTGCTATCAGGGGACGACGCTCGTCCTCGACGGGGATCCCTACGGGACGGTGTGCTTCGTCTCGTCGAACGTCCGCGAGGAGTTCGACGACGACGAACTGCTGTTCGCCGAACTCGTCGCCCGGCTGCTCGAACGCGAACTCGAGCGGGAGCGACACGAGGCCGAACTCGAACGACAGACCGCCCTCGCAACCGTACTCAACCGCGTTCTCCGGCACAACCTCCGGAACGACATGGGCGTCATCCGCGGCCGCACCCGGCTCATGGCCGAGGAGCTGGAGGACGACTCCGCGGGCGAGGTCGTCCTCGACCACGTCGACGGCCTCCTCGAACTCAGCGAGAAGGCGCGCGAGCTGGACCGGGTCGTTTCCGCCGAGTTCGAGTACGAGTCCGTAGACGTGCCGACGCTCGTCGAGGGAGTGGCCGAGTCGGTCGCGGAGGACTACCCCGCTGCGTCCGTGTCCGTCGACGCCGACGGGCGGGCCACCACCGACCTGCTGCCGAGCTTCGAGCGCGCCGTCGAGGAACTCGTCGAGAACGCCGTCAAACACGGCGGCGAGGAGCCGACGGTCGCGATCACCGCCGAGACGGTCCCGAACGCCGTCGAGATCCGGATCGCCGACGACGGCCCCGGCCTCCCGGACCAGGAGGTCGAGGTGTTGAACGCGGGGACCGAGTCACCTCTCCTCCACGGGAGCGGACTGGGCCTGTGGCTCGTCCGCTGGATCGCGTCCGGACACGGCGGATCGGTCGAGGCGACCGACACGGACGACGGGACGATGATGAGGGTGTCGGTCCCGCGAACGCCCCGGTTGACTGGCGTCGACCGCTGA
- a CDS encoding ATP-grasp domain-containing protein codes for MAATPTDPDVRLAVTTRAETFERLRERLAPHGVAVEHVRVDERVLTVADGEGADATADGDRAGDAAGEFAGFDAGWVYPSRLMEGAVVDARLGVPWVNGRETVLASRNKAGTLARLADAGLPVPETRLVSNPADEADVLAAADAIGYPLVVKPNSTTRGTGVAKASDPDSLLGVTDYLDLVHDYRATGDKSYLLQEFLPDATDYRVMVLDGEYAGAVERRIPDDALAAGRWKHNVHRGAVAEGVDLADDARRLAEAAAAALDAPLLGVDLLETDGRLVVSETNARPTVDAAEKYREGFDADIAALVRRTATR; via the coding sequence ATGGCCGCCACGCCGACCGACCCCGACGTTCGCCTCGCGGTGACGACCCGCGCGGAGACGTTCGAACGCCTCCGTGAACGCCTCGCGCCCCACGGCGTCGCCGTCGAGCACGTGCGCGTCGACGAGCGCGTGCTCACCGTCGCCGACGGCGAGGGAGCCGACGCGACCGCCGACGGCGACCGCGCGGGCGACGCGGCCGGGGAGTTCGCCGGCTTCGACGCCGGGTGGGTGTACCCGTCGCGGCTGATGGAGGGCGCGGTGGTCGACGCCCGCCTCGGGGTGCCGTGGGTGAACGGCCGCGAGACCGTGCTCGCCTCGCGCAACAAGGCCGGGACGCTCGCGCGACTCGCGGACGCCGGACTCCCGGTGCCGGAGACGCGCCTCGTCTCCAACCCCGCCGACGAGGCCGACGTGCTCGCCGCCGCCGACGCGATCGGCTACCCCCTGGTCGTCAAGCCGAACTCGACGACCCGCGGGACCGGCGTCGCGAAGGCGTCCGACCCCGACTCCCTGCTCGGGGTGACCGACTACCTCGACTTGGTCCACGACTACCGCGCGACCGGCGACAAGTCGTACCTGCTCCAGGAGTTCCTGCCGGACGCGACCGACTACCGCGTCATGGTGCTCGACGGCGAGTACGCGGGCGCGGTCGAGCGCCGTATCCCCGACGACGCGCTCGCCGCGGGGCGGTGGAAGCACAACGTCCACCGCGGCGCGGTCGCCGAGGGCGTCGACCTCGCGGACGACGCGCGCCGGTTGGCGGAGGCGGCCGCCGCCGCGCTGGACGCGCCGCTGCTCGGGGTGGACCTGCTGGAGACGGACGGTCGGCTGGTGGTGTCGGAGACGAACGCCCGGCCGACGGTCGACGCCGCCGAGAAGTACCGCGAGGGCTTCGACGCCGACATCGCCGCGCTGGTGCGACGGACGGCGACTCGGTAG
- a CDS encoding protein-L-isoaspartate O-methyltransferase: protein MDGPDPALLREDMLDAVEHALGDAPAEEVREAMTTVPREEFVAEAPYANRAGEQGGTRVLAPATVARLLSALAAEEGDETLVVGVGVGYTAAVLAEIVGARRVHAVDISRRVVYDARQNLAAAGYDAVLVDRADGASGLPAYAPFDRVLVEAAAVEPPRDLLDQLAPDGRLVLPRGRGADQTVVAFEPDGSGGAVEVDTAGPVSLSPLLVEGEEAGAGVRNRTRREDAEFSDQGYFAKSGWEHEWIDWDDRLTGTDR from the coding sequence ATGGACGGGCCGGACCCGGCGCTGCTGCGCGAGGATATGCTCGACGCCGTCGAGCACGCGCTCGGTGACGCGCCGGCGGAGGAAGTCCGCGAGGCGATGACGACGGTCCCCCGCGAGGAGTTCGTCGCGGAGGCCCCGTACGCGAACCGCGCGGGCGAGCAGGGCGGAACGCGGGTGCTCGCGCCGGCGACGGTCGCGCGACTGCTGTCGGCGCTCGCGGCCGAGGAGGGCGACGAGACGCTCGTCGTCGGCGTCGGCGTCGGCTACACCGCGGCGGTGCTGGCCGAGATCGTCGGGGCGAGGCGCGTCCACGCCGTCGACATCTCCCGACGGGTGGTGTACGACGCCCGACAAAACCTCGCGGCGGCGGGCTACGACGCCGTGCTGGTCGACCGCGCCGACGGCGCGAGCGGCCTGCCGGCGTACGCCCCCTTCGACCGCGTGCTCGTCGAGGCGGCGGCCGTCGAGCCGCCCCGCGACCTCCTCGACCAGCTCGCGCCCGACGGTCGGCTGGTGCTGCCCCGCGGGCGAGGGGCGGACCAGACGGTCGTCGCGTTCGAGCCCGACGGCTCGGGCGGTGCCGTCGAGGTCGACACCGCGGGTCCGGTGTCGCTGTCGCCGTTGCTCGTGGAGGGCGAGGAGGCCGGCGCGGGCGTCCGCAACCGCACCCGTCGGGAGGACGCGGAGTTCTCCGATCAGGGCTACTTCGCGAAGAGCGGCTGGGAACACGAGTGGATCGACTGGGACGACCGACTCACCGGGACCGACCGCTGA
- a CDS encoding ABC transporter ATP-binding protein → MDGTVTRDGDEDPLLSVRDLRTQFPTAQGTVRAVDGVSFDVYPGETVCLVGESGSGKTVTCESIARLVDEPGEVVGGEVRFDDRDLVSRSEREIRSVRGDRIAYVFQDPQQALDPVYEIGAQVAEVVGYHRAVSDAAARERAVELLDRVGLPNAADRADDYPHQLSGGMKQRVAIAMALAGDPDLLIADEPTTALDVTIQAQILDLFADLGEREGLATLFVTHDLGVVAGIADRVVVMYGGHVMERGDVRQVFERPAHPYTRALLASLPGRGGERIGGEPPNLRDPPDGCRFHPRCPHAVGECSSGEGPPLYDAPAGGEAACVFYDGVRDPSVLDEDGGAP, encoded by the coding sequence ATCGACGGGACCGTCACCCGCGACGGGGACGAGGACCCGCTCCTCTCGGTGCGGGACCTCCGGACGCAGTTCCCGACGGCACAGGGGACGGTCCGCGCGGTCGACGGCGTCTCCTTCGACGTGTACCCGGGCGAGACGGTGTGTCTCGTCGGCGAGTCGGGGTCGGGCAAGACCGTCACCTGCGAGTCGATCGCCCGCCTCGTCGACGAGCCCGGCGAGGTCGTCGGCGGGGAGGTGCGCTTCGACGACCGCGACCTCGTCTCGCGCTCCGAGCGCGAGATCCGGTCGGTGCGGGGCGACCGCATCGCGTACGTGTTCCAGGACCCCCAGCAGGCGCTCGATCCGGTGTACGAGATCGGCGCGCAGGTCGCGGAGGTCGTCGGCTACCACCGAGCGGTGAGCGACGCCGCCGCCCGCGAGCGCGCCGTCGAGCTGCTCGACCGCGTCGGGCTCCCGAACGCCGCCGACCGCGCCGACGACTACCCCCACCAGCTCTCGGGCGGGATGAAACAGCGCGTCGCGATCGCGATGGCGCTGGCGGGGGATCCGGACCTGCTGATCGCCGACGAGCCGACGACGGCCCTCGACGTGACGATCCAGGCGCAGATCCTCGACCTCTTCGCCGACCTGGGCGAGCGCGAGGGGCTGGCGACGCTGTTCGTCACCCACGACCTGGGCGTCGTCGCCGGGATCGCGGACCGCGTCGTCGTCATGTACGGCGGGCACGTGATGGAGCGCGGCGACGTGCGGCAGGTGTTCGAGCGGCCGGCGCACCCGTACACCCGGGCGCTGCTGGCGTCGCTGCCCGGTCGCGGCGGCGAGCGCATCGGCGGCGAGCCGCCGAACCTCCGCGACCCGCCCGACGGCTGCCGGTTCCACCCGCGGTGTCCCCACGCCGTCGGGGAGTGTTCCTCGGGCGAGGGACCGCCGCTGTACGACGCCCCCGCCGGCGGCGAGGCCGCCTGCGTCTTCTACGACGGCGTCCGCGACCCGAGCGTCCTCGACGAGGACGGGGGTGCGCCGTGA
- a CDS encoding protein-L-isoaspartate(D-aspartate) O-methyltransferase has product MDTEAARERMVDRLRGREIDPAALDALRTVPRHEFVPGRDAGAAYADRPLPIGGDQTISAPSVVALMCSLLAVAPGDDVLEIGTGCGYHAAVTAELVAGDRADAGGVYSVEYDPELAAAARDRLSRLGYDAVHVRVGDGHEGWSEHAPYDAAYLTCATPEIPEAVVDQVRAGGRVVAPVGDAVGRFGGQRLVRLTVGEDGIEREDHGGVRFVPMRGGEGD; this is encoded by the coding sequence ATGGACACCGAGGCGGCCCGCGAGCGCATGGTCGACCGGCTCCGCGGTCGCGAGATCGATCCGGCGGCGCTCGACGCCCTGCGGACCGTCCCCCGCCACGAGTTCGTCCCCGGCCGCGACGCCGGCGCGGCCTACGCCGACCGACCGCTGCCCATCGGGGGCGACCAGACGATCAGCGCGCCGTCGGTGGTGGCGCTGATGTGTTCGCTGCTGGCTGTCGCCCCCGGCGACGACGTGCTGGAGATCGGCACCGGCTGCGGCTACCACGCCGCCGTCACGGCGGAACTCGTCGCAGGCGACCGTGCCGACGCCGGCGGCGTCTACTCCGTCGAGTACGATCCCGAACTGGCGGCGGCGGCCCGCGACCGGCTCTCGCGGCTGGGGTACGACGCCGTGCACGTCCGCGTCGGCGACGGCCACGAGGGCTGGTCCGAACACGCCCCCTACGACGCGGCGTACCTCACGTGTGCGACCCCCGAGATCCCCGAAGCGGTAGTCGACCAGGTCCGCGCGGGCGGCCGGGTCGTCGCGCCCGTCGGCGACGCCGTCGGCCGCTTCGGCGGCCAGCGACTCGTCCGCCTGACCGTCGGCGAGGACGGCATCGAGCGCGAGGACCACGGCGGCGTCCGGTTCGTGCCGATGCGAGGCGGCGAGGGGGACTGA
- a CDS encoding ABC transporter permease, producing MSGGTAPEDGRFAVDRGDPGPLERLPVAPRTVGLLATWLVLAAAGLWEELVTTEGVVPFWGFATGIIEYLYYASLAVVAWYLVVPLARRPDLRRRYWRRLRRKPLALASAAYLLLLWYAATFGTWTLSVLGIESTDNIRYGVPAAQPPAWTAVEMSPTIPYCLASREGDMCPGTWTFPLGTTVDGNGMVHLMVEGARVAVQVSLVTAALVVPFAVVVGTVAAYYGGRVDALLMRYVDLQRVVPAVFVVLLVQESFNRSLVTIVVVFGLFDWDGTARLVRSAAASHVDAGYVRAARDAGMSDLAIVRTHVVPNVGDTVVAAVADRMPTLVLVEAGIAYLGFTNPLAQSWGSTIAIGFSRFPELWWTVLFAAVPLVLTVAAMSVLGDALRDVLDPRAEVSA from the coding sequence GTGAGCGGCGGCACGGCCCCCGAGGACGGTCGCTTCGCCGTCGACCGGGGCGATCCCGGCCCGCTCGAACGCCTTCCGGTCGCCCCGCGGACGGTCGGTCTGCTCGCCACCTGGCTCGTGCTCGCGGCCGCCGGGCTCTGGGAGGAACTCGTCACCACGGAGGGCGTCGTCCCGTTCTGGGGGTTCGCCACCGGGATCATCGAGTACCTCTACTACGCCTCGCTCGCGGTCGTCGCCTGGTACCTGGTCGTGCCGCTGGCGCGCCGGCCCGACCTGCGGCGGCGCTACTGGCGACGGCTCCGCCGGAAGCCGCTGGCGCTCGCGTCGGCGGCGTACCTCCTCCTCCTGTGGTACGCCGCGACGTTCGGGACGTGGACGCTGTCGGTGCTCGGGATCGAGTCGACCGATAACATCCGGTACGGCGTGCCGGCGGCGCAGCCGCCCGCCTGGACCGCCGTCGAGATGTCGCCGACGATCCCGTACTGCCTCGCCTCCCGCGAGGGCGACATGTGTCCGGGGACGTGGACGTTCCCGCTCGGGACCACCGTCGACGGCAACGGGATGGTGCACCTGATGGTCGAAGGCGCGCGCGTCGCCGTTCAGGTGTCGCTCGTGACCGCCGCGCTCGTCGTTCCGTTCGCGGTCGTCGTCGGCACCGTCGCCGCCTACTACGGCGGGCGCGTCGACGCGTTGCTCATGCGGTACGTCGACCTCCAGCGCGTCGTCCCCGCGGTGTTCGTCGTCCTGCTCGTCCAGGAGTCGTTCAACCGCAGCCTCGTGACGATCGTCGTCGTCTTCGGGCTGTTCGACTGGGACGGAACCGCCCGACTCGTCCGCAGCGCCGCCGCCTCGCACGTCGACGCCGGCTACGTCCGCGCCGCCCGCGACGCCGGCATGAGCGACCTCGCGATCGTCCGTACCCACGTCGTCCCGAACGTCGGCGACACCGTCGTCGCCGCGGTCGCCGACCGCATGCCGACGCTCGTGCTCGTCGAGGCCGGGATCGCCTACCTCGGCTTCACCAACCCCCTCGCGCAGTCGTGGGGGTCGACCATCGCGATCGGCTTCTCGCGGTTCCCCGAGCTGTGGTGGACCGTCCTGTTCGCCGCCGTCCCGCTCGTGCTCACCGTCGCCGCGATGTCGGTACTCGGGGACGCCCTGCGCGACGTGCTCGACCCCCGCGCGGAGGTGAGCGCGTGA
- a CDS encoding Hsp20/alpha crystallin family protein, which produces MRDDRDDPFGDIFDEIERMMNGMNGAGGPADGDAGFAGETHVSVYEEGDTLRLVADLPGVEKDGIDLQCDGTTLTISATGEHRRFDERVRLPVRVDEHSASASFNNGVLEVTFDALEPSADIDVE; this is translated from the coding sequence ATGCGCGACGACCGTGACGATCCGTTCGGCGACATCTTCGACGAGATCGAGCGGATGATGAACGGGATGAACGGCGCGGGCGGCCCCGCCGACGGCGACGCGGGGTTCGCCGGCGAGACGCACGTGTCGGTGTACGAGGAGGGCGACACGCTCCGACTCGTCGCCGACCTCCCGGGCGTAGAGAAGGACGGGATCGACCTCCAGTGCGACGGTACGACGCTCACCATCTCCGCGACCGGCGAACACCGCCGGTTCGACGAGCGCGTCCGCCTCCCGGTCCGCGTCGACGAGCACTCCGCGAGCGCGTCGTTCAACAACGGCGTCCTCGAGGTGACGTTCGACGCCCTCGAGCCCTCCGCCGATATCGACGTGGAGTAG